The sequence GGTTATAAAAAGATTAATAAATTAAGAAAAAATCTACAATAGAAACTAAAAAAAATAGAATAAAAATGCCTAAAAAAGATTATTCAAGTTGGACAAAAGAGGAGCTAATTAGAGAGTTAGAGAAGTTCAAGAAGCAAAAGAAGACAAAAAGAAAAAGTTAAAAGTTGGAATTATTTAATAATATTATGAACTTACCTGAAAAAGAAACAAGAGAACAATACATAGACCCTCTTTTGAGAAAGGAAGGCTGGAGAGATGAATACATAAAAAAAGAAGTTAACTCTCTTAAATCAAACTTTAAAAAAAAGATTTATTCTTTAAAAACAATAGATGGGAAAGAGGAAGGAAGGTTTATTGATTATCTTCTTTTAGATGAACATGGCTCACCTATTGCAATAATTGAAGCAAAAAGATTCTCACTAGATCCTGAAAAAGGAAGAATTCAAGCTGATACCTATCAAAGAGATATTGAAAAACAAATAGGTTACATTCTTCCCGCTTTTCTTACTAATGGGAAAAAATGGTATTTTAAGGAAAAAAATTATCCTCTGAGAGAAATTTCCGGTCCTTTTTCGCAAGAAGATTTACAAAGAAGACTTAATCTCTCAAAAAATAAGAGTGATCTCACAAAAATAGAAATAAATACAAATATTGTTGATAGGTCAAAAAGCATTCAAATTGTAAAACAAATTTTAAATCACTTTAATATAAGTAACAGAAGCGCCTTAATAACAATGGCTACTGGAACAGGGAAAACAAGAGTAGCAATGGCGATAATTCATGCTTTAGTTAAGGCCAGATGGATACAAAATGTTTTATTTGTTGTTGATAGAATTTCGCTTGGTAGGCAGGCATTTTATGATGGATTCCAGAAATTTTTTTCTTCAACTCCTTCTTGTTTATTAAATGAGCAAGAGTTTACGAAGGATAAAAGATTTTATGTTTCAACTGTTCAGACCCTTATGGCTAAACAAAACGATGGAGAAAGACTATTTCAAAAGTTTAGTCCTGGTTTTTTTGATTTAGTAATTTTCGATGAAGCGCATCGTTCTTATTATGACAAACAAAATCTTGTCATGAAATATTTTGATGCTTTAAAAATTGGTTTAACTGCTACCCCTTCTAAAACTGAGGACAAAAATACTTATGATTTATTTGAATGTGAAAGAGGAAAACCTACTGCAGAATATACTTATGATGAAGCTGTTCGTGATGGCGTTCTTGTTCCTTATGATGCTCAGATTATTGAAACTAAAGTATTAAAATTAGGAATAAGAGGGATGGAGCTTGATAAAGAACTTAAAACAGAATTAATGAAACAGGACGAGGATCCAGATCATTTTGAGGTTCCTGGAAAAAAATTTGCTAGATACTTTACAGATAAAAAAACTAATGAACTAATTATTAGAGAGTTTATGAATCGCTGTCATAAAACAGAAGACGGAAAGCCTTGTAAATCTATCTTTTTTTGCGTGAATGTAGATCATGCCAAAGCAATAAAAAAGTGTTTTGATAAACTTTACCCAAATCTATGTAACGAAACCGAAGTTATTGTTTCTGAATACGATAGATATATGGATGCTGTTGAAAGGTTTATGAAAGAATCATCTCCTAGGGTGGCTATTTCTGTTGGGGTTCTTGATACGGGAATCGATATTCCAGAAGTTTGTAATCTCGTTTTTGTCACTCCTGTTTTCTCTCCTATTAGGTTTTGGCAGATGGTCGGAAGAGGTACAAGAAGTTTATCTGCTTGCAAGCATAAAGAATGGCTTCCAAATTATGATGGAGTTCATGATAAAAAAGATTTTAGAATTCTTGATTTTAAATTTGGAGATTTTTCTAATGTTTTAGAGCATCAGTTAGAAGTGA is a genomic window of Candidatus Pacearchaeota archaeon containing:
- a CDS encoding DEAD/DEAH box helicase family protein gives rise to the protein MNLPEKETREQYIDPLLRKEGWRDEYIKKEVNSLKSNFKKKIYSLKTIDGKEEGRFIDYLLLDEHGSPIAIIEAKRFSLDPEKGRIQADTYQRDIEKQIGYILPAFLTNGKKWYFKEKNYPLREISGPFSQEDLQRRLNLSKNKSDLTKIEINTNIVDRSKSIQIVKQILNHFNISNRSALITMATGTGKTRVAMAIIHALVKARWIQNVLFVVDRISLGRQAFYDGFQKFFSSTPSCLLNEQEFTKDKRFYVSTVQTLMAKQNDGERLFQKFSPGFFDLVIFDEAHRSYYDKQNLVMKYFDALKIGLTATPSKTEDKNTYDLFECERGKPTAEYTYDEAVRDGVLVPYDAQIIETKVLKLGIRGMELDKELKTELMKQDEDPDHFEVPGKKFARYFTDKKTNELIIREFMNRCHKTEDGKPCKSIFFCVNVDHAKAIKKCFDKLYPNLCNETEVIVSEYDRYMDAVERFMKESSPRVAISVGVLDTGIDIPEVCNLVFVTPVFSPIRFWQMVGRGTRSLSACKHKEWLPNYDGVHDKKDFRILDFKFGDFSNVLEHQLEVSKEKKLSEDIREKILKKELDLLKKNLNPREKEIIESHIIERIGKIDTKSFIVRDKIPIIKKIVSKQYDLQKHIEEIKREIAPLLKFSEFGDGKVQTFISNCIDLFKYIKESDIESISKVQEFVTERVINVWESDLEAVKKKDEQIKRVLQEKFWQELTFEDVDFLIREIAPLMIYYEKEKKRIIRVDAPDLVLEVENFKMQIKEDKRFEEFKKSALVQKMIKEGVTWKELYQISQELAKLNPSWTIENIQKSRDFVLFLRDILELKDLSNPEDMIKQQFEELIIKNNKEYNAEQISFLRMLSSFFAINKHLDKKDFVEFPLAEERPLEKFSREQLDSIIRKVEEIRIR